GAGATGGCGAAGGATAAGGTCGGCCCGAGCCCGAGCAGCACCTACATGCATTTGCCTCCGCTGTTCATGTGCGAGGTGGAGTAGGCTCTTACCCTCTTCCGCGCGCGATCTTCCTCGCCTCCGGCAGCGACTTCAGGCGGAGCATTGCAACAAGGCCGAGAAGCGGGCCGGGAACCAGCAGGACAAAGGCAAACTGCCAGCCCACAAGGGTCTCCGCGAGCGGGACAAGCCAGATGGTCGCCACAGTCAGGGTGAAACCGAGGGCCAGTTGCAGGGTCAGGACGGTGCCGACGTAGCTCTGGTCCGCAAGCTCCGTACACATGGTCGAGAACTGCGCCGAGTCTGCGACGACCGTGAACCCCCAGATAAGCCCGACTACGAGTATCATCCACGCCGGACCACCGAACAGCAGACCGATGAACAGCGCGCACGCCCCCGAGACGCTCATCATGAGGGCCGTTGTCTTTGTGCGGCCCCACCGGTCGCCCAGCACCCCACCCGCTACGCACCCGAGGGCTCCGATGCATATAACCGCGAAGGTCGCGTACGCCGCCGTCGAGCCGGAAGTCACCCCAACCTGCGCCAGCGCGTCGGAGTAGAAAACAAGAAACCACGCCCACATCGCATAGAGTTCCCACATGTGCCCGAAGTATCCGAACGAAGCGAGCCTTACGCCCCTGTCGGTGAAGATCGCCGCCGCTCGTCGGGGGGCGAAGACGGCCTTCGGAAACGGATTCGGCCCCTCACGCACGATAAACCCTGCGATAAAGCCTCCGGATAGCGTCAGGATGCTTGTTGCGTATATAACGACCCGCCAGTCGAGGCCACCGAGGCCGTTTACGAGGTGGGGCGTGGCGGAGCCGACCGTCAGGGCGCCTACAAGCACGCCGAGCGCGACCCCGCGCCCCGTTGTGAACCACGTGGACATCAGCTTGAGCGCGGGGGGATACACCCCGGCCAGAAAGAACCCGGTCGCAAAGCGAAGTGGGATGCCCGCTGCCGCCCCGCTTGCAAAACCGAGCAGGCCGTTCGCGAGGGCTGCGCCCGCCGTCCCTCCAAAGATAACGTACCTCGGAGGGACGATGTCTGCGAGGTTGAAGAGGCTCGATACAACCGCCCCGACAACAAAGCCCAGCTGAACGGCGATGGTCAGCCACGCGGCCGAACTGTCCGAGAGGTTCCAGTCGGTGCGGAGCTGCGGTACTACAGCGGAGGCCGAGAACCACGTAGTCATGGCGAGGATCAGGACAAGCGCCAGAAGCCCGAGAGCCTGCCACCTCCCGGTATCTTCTATGCTCTCTGTATCACTGGATGCCGTGGTTTACCTCCGAAATCCCCGGGGAGCATTATACCGTGCGGGGTTTTCCGGACAGTTTCAGGCCGGATGCGAAAAACCACGTCAGCAGACAGGCGACGAAAAGGTAGTAAGCCGGTCCGCCGACGAGCAGGGACAACCCGGCAGTTATCCCGGTCGCGAGCGTGTACCGGGCGTGTCCCCGCCACGCAACCGACTTTCGCATCCTG
This sequence is a window from Rubrobacter indicoceani. Protein-coding genes within it:
- a CDS encoding MFS transporter; protein product: MEDTGRWQALGLLALVLILAMTTWFSASAVVPQLRTDWNLSDSSAAWLTIAVQLGFVVGAVVSSLFNLADIVPPRYVIFGGTAGAALANGLLGFASGAAAGIPLRFATGFFLAGVYPPALKLMSTWFTTGRGVALGVLVGALTVGSATPHLVNGLGGLDWRVVIYATSILTLSGGFIAGFIVREGPNPFPKAVFAPRRAAAIFTDRGVRLASFGYFGHMWELYAMWAWFLVFYSDALAQVGVTSGSTAAYATFAVICIGALGCVAGGVLGDRWGRTKTTALMMSVSGACALFIGLLFGGPAWMILVVGLIWGFTVVADSAQFSTMCTELADQSYVGTVLTLQLALGFTLTVATIWLVPLAETLVGWQFAFVLLVPGPLLGLVAMLRLKSLPEARKIARGRG